Proteins encoded in a region of the [Limnothrix rosea] IAM M-220 genome:
- a CDS encoding phage late control D family protein translates to MPKKTTAQAALLPNFKLLIENKAAAKDLVSDILSITVSEDLDAVGMFEIAIEAWDDLKQELAWLDDSLLALGSEVEIQMGFNQDLKTVFIGQITGLEPEFRHGENPKLVVRGHDRRHLLLRGKKTKSFAKMSDAAIAKKIAEIHGLTPKVVETQPKLVLESVLQHNQTDYEFLSARAKRIGYELMVEGKTLHFRPHSTTEKEVMSFSAQKDLLEFLPRLTTMTQLPRVEVRGWSVKDKEAIVGMASTAPSKLGGKMGGKQLGTVQTKKAFGSSTSKASHTVVTESITTKAEADLLATGQQRDMAIAFITAEVTCGGLAILRAGSAITITDAGSTFSGVYYLTAVEHTYSEENGYETKFTARRNST, encoded by the coding sequence ATGCCGAAAAAAACAACTGCCCAAGCAGCCCTGCTCCCAAACTTTAAATTGCTGATAGAGAACAAAGCCGCAGCTAAAGATTTGGTGTCGGATATTTTGTCGATTACGGTGTCGGAAGATCTGGATGCAGTGGGCATGTTCGAGATTGCCATTGAGGCTTGGGATGATCTCAAGCAAGAGTTGGCATGGCTGGATGATTCTTTGCTTGCCCTTGGGAGTGAAGTGGAAATCCAGATGGGCTTTAATCAAGATCTCAAAACGGTGTTTATCGGTCAGATTACAGGGCTAGAGCCGGAGTTTAGACATGGCGAAAATCCGAAATTAGTGGTGCGGGGTCACGACCGTCGCCATTTGTTATTGCGAGGAAAAAAAACAAAATCCTTTGCCAAAATGTCCGATGCGGCGATCGCCAAAAAGATTGCAGAAATCCATGGTTTAACCCCCAAGGTTGTCGAAACTCAGCCAAAACTCGTACTGGAATCGGTGCTGCAACATAACCAGACAGACTACGAATTTTTGTCGGCCCGTGCCAAGCGCATCGGCTATGAACTGATGGTGGAGGGCAAAACCTTACATTTTCGTCCCCACAGCACCACAGAGAAAGAGGTAATGAGTTTTAGTGCTCAAAAAGACTTATTGGAATTTCTGCCCCGTCTCACCACCATGACTCAGTTGCCAAGGGTTGAAGTGCGGGGTTGGTCAGTAAAAGATAAAGAGGCGATCGTCGGCATGGCAAGCACAGCACCTAGTAAGCTTGGCGGCAAAATGGGCGGTAAACAACTCGGTACAGTCCAAACGAAAAAAGCCTTTGGCTCATCCACCTCAAAAGCGAGCCACACAGTCGTCACAGAGTCAATTACAACAAAAGCAGAAGCCGATCTCCTTGCTACCGGACAACAACGGGATATGGCGATCGCCTTTATCACTGCCGAAGTAACCTGCGGAGGCTTAGCCATTCTACGGGCTGGTAGCGCCATCACGATTACCGATGCAGGCAGTACATTTAGCGGTGTTTATTACCTAACTGCCGTTGAACACACTTACTCAGAGGAAAACGGCTATGAAACAAAATTTACAGCGAGGCGAAATTCCACATGA
- a CDS encoding phage baseplate assembly protein V → MIGLDLLAPEQPTQKIYGMVIGIVTNNQDPEKLGRVKVKFPWLTNAEESKEGAESDWARIVMPMAGGDRGLYMLPEIEDEVLVAFEQGNISQPYVMGVLWNGVDKPPIEKEEDEKNDLRVFKSRNGNKVIFDDTEGKERIVIQDKLGKNKVVIQDTIMVFNDKAKELKDLEPDKAQITLDASTTPVKITVGKDQDFLLEGTGNITLKNPDKDFEIECKNFTLKTSADTTIEAGGAAGITGDKAAFEGKSGMDLKCSSGVKVNSSSLEVM, encoded by the coding sequence ATGATTGGCTTAGATCTCCTCGCTCCCGAACAACCTACCCAAAAGATTTACGGCATGGTCATTGGCATTGTCACGAACAACCAAGACCCCGAAAAATTGGGGCGCGTAAAAGTGAAATTCCCTTGGCTGACCAACGCCGAAGAAAGCAAAGAAGGGGCAGAAAGCGACTGGGCGCGCATAGTAATGCCCATGGCGGGGGGCGATCGCGGGCTGTATATGTTGCCAGAAATCGAAGATGAAGTTTTAGTCGCCTTTGAACAGGGCAATATCAGTCAGCCCTATGTTATGGGAGTGCTGTGGAATGGCGTGGATAAACCCCCTATCGAAAAAGAGGAAGACGAAAAAAATGATTTGCGAGTGTTTAAATCTCGCAATGGCAATAAAGTGATTTTCGACGATACAGAAGGGAAAGAACGCATCGTTATTCAAGACAAATTAGGCAAAAACAAAGTCGTCATTCAAGATACTATTATGGTTTTCAATGACAAAGCCAAAGAACTTAAAGATTTAGAGCCAGATAAAGCCCAAATTACCCTTGATGCTTCGACAACTCCAGTAAAAATCACTGTAGGGAAAGACCAAGATTTTTTACTAGAAGGAACGGGAAATATTACCCTGAAAAATCCCGATAAAGACTTTGAGATTGAATGTAAAAACTTCACCCTAAAAACCAGTGCTGATACGACCATTGAAGCCGGAGGTGCTGCCGGAATTACTGGCGATAAAGCGGCCTTTGAAGGAAAGTCTGGGATGGACTTGAAATGTTCGTCCGGTGTGAAAGTGAATAGCAGTTCGCTGGAGGTGATGTAG
- a CDS encoding putative baseplate assembly protein has protein sequence MTFSPPNIDQRRYEDVVQQLYALTEKYTAELQVVDQALLGKVLAKDVFDGGKNLVASGNLTVTEIAAETTQIALDDLISAGITEVWVKRWSSENTDAGKALIRIFGHMITTVSDRLNHVPEKNFLSFLDLIGSQLKPPEAARVPVTFQLAVGTKSDVFVPEHTPVAAPPSEDQADEIVFETDRPIVLTSAQLQTVWMQDPRHQTWGDRLAAATGITNTAYEAFAGENDIPHYLYVSCPEIFALEGLQAIALKITAGKTAEAKQLKALEPTWQIWQNGTWQTLTPARNNVQSKVWNLEFSDVPALVATEYRGQTAQWLRATYSGNPDVMPTLEAIASTATIVRENLLPGKALQNDVALDLTKDFYPFGEESALNDAFYVQLQTESVHPGGKVKLEIDLSETTEVTAADVTVQWELGDGLQWRAVSFLEGDIQFYGGLKLTATLTLPEILPEFSTVDGEAGYWLRARIIEGFFGILPKARRYPIYDELTIVGTSANMGENQVVVDSADILEVGDMVRLYPITTGDVYQYPEEHEITAIAYDTKTISLDTNLKQSLAVGTRVLRKTIATETPTPIHEPPQVKFLRLSYDFTLEHDAIVTAENDFGYAVGIPFQTQLARSAQVGDRHLELDSIEHLDVGEMLTTPNGSHQIIGIMPPENRVLLKTAIEKYTPKYSEIKRDFRPFVAIAETEPTLYLGFSQPFSNNTTTLYFQIDPPDPDGSPDFSQDAPQLVWEYSSPQGWQRLGVQDETHGFSQRGIVQFIAPADLSLWRSRDQERAWLRVRWVSGAFPIPPQLRRILTNTIWANQATTLTAELLGSSNNNANQTFYTRQTPVLMGQVLEVAEAEIPDQTPLAQLGKEPLDIVRNDLGEIEEIWVRWREVPDFYSSRAGDRHYTLDRQTGKIQFGDGQAGLIPPAGQQNIRLASYQTGGGKQGNIAANTVTQLKTSIPYVASVINLEAAGGGAEQEALISLKQRAPKQLRHRDRAVTLQDIGDLAYEASTEVARVKILTPDVLTPHFNAINEQFWLDPTEKFANFETLLDSQANKINSNAERDLLTASLRNLQTQAGSVQMIVLPQSGDRRPTASLGLLEEIRAYIESRAEASINVLIVPPRWQEVKVTAKLVPISLDEADRISQAVLEKLDEFLHPLTGGTASTGWEFGRYPHDSDLYALLQSLPEVDFVRSLNIELVNAEDETQTEDFDATTLIYSGRHNITLVSPRGGQR, from the coding sequence ATGACTTTTTCGCCCCCAAATATTGATCAGCGGCGTTATGAAGATGTCGTTCAGCAACTTTATGCTCTCACCGAAAAATATACGGCTGAGTTACAGGTTGTGGATCAAGCTTTATTGGGGAAAGTTTTAGCAAAAGATGTTTTTGATGGAGGTAAAAATTTAGTTGCTTCTGGCAATTTAACGGTTACTGAAATTGCAGCAGAAACCACACAAATCGCCCTTGATGATCTTATTTCAGCGGGTATTACAGAGGTTTGGGTAAAACGGTGGTCTTCGGAAAATACTGACGCAGGGAAAGCCCTAATTCGCATTTTTGGCCATATGATCACCACTGTGAGCGATCGCCTTAATCATGTGCCGGAAAAGAATTTTTTAAGCTTTCTCGATCTGATTGGTTCCCAACTGAAACCACCCGAAGCGGCCAGAGTGCCCGTAACATTTCAGCTCGCCGTAGGGACAAAAAGTGATGTGTTTGTGCCAGAACATACGCCCGTTGCTGCGCCGCCCAGCGAAGACCAAGCGGACGAAATTGTCTTTGAAACTGACCGTCCCATTGTGCTCACGTCAGCCCAACTACAAACGGTTTGGATGCAAGACCCCCGCCACCAGACTTGGGGCGATCGCCTCGCTGCGGCAACAGGTATCACCAATACTGCCTATGAAGCCTTTGCGGGGGAAAACGACATTCCCCATTATCTTTATGTGAGCTGTCCAGAAATTTTTGCTTTAGAAGGATTGCAGGCGATCGCCCTGAAAATTACGGCGGGGAAAACGGCAGAGGCAAAGCAATTAAAGGCTCTCGAACCCACCTGGCAAATTTGGCAAAATGGCACTTGGCAAACCTTGACACCCGCCCGCAATAATGTCCAGTCAAAGGTTTGGAATTTAGAATTTAGCGATGTGCCAGCCCTTGTGGCGACAGAGTATCGCGGACAGACCGCCCAATGGTTACGGGCGACTTATTCTGGCAATCCCGATGTGATGCCTACCCTTGAGGCGATCGCCAGCACCGCGACGATTGTGCGGGAAAATTTACTGCCCGGTAAGGCCTTGCAGAACGATGTGGCATTGGATTTGACGAAGGATTTTTATCCCTTTGGGGAAGAGTCGGCGCTCAATGATGCTTTCTATGTGCAACTGCAAACGGAGTCGGTACATCCCGGCGGCAAGGTAAAACTTGAAATTGATTTATCTGAAACGACTGAGGTAACTGCTGCTGATGTGACAGTGCAATGGGAACTAGGAGACGGTTTGCAGTGGCGAGCTGTGAGTTTTTTGGAGGGGGATATCCAGTTTTATGGTGGCCTGAAACTGACAGCAACTTTGACTTTGCCAGAGATATTACCTGAGTTCAGTACGGTAGACGGGGAAGCGGGCTATTGGTTACGGGCGCGAATTATTGAGGGCTTTTTTGGTATTCTCCCGAAGGCGCGACGCTACCCGATTTATGATGAGCTGACCATTGTGGGCACATCAGCGAATATGGGTGAAAATCAAGTGGTGGTCGATAGTGCAGACATCCTTGAAGTGGGTGATATGGTGCGGCTCTATCCCATCACCACGGGCGACGTTTATCAATATCCAGAGGAGCATGAAATTACGGCGATCGCCTATGACACAAAAACCATTAGCCTCGATACCAATCTCAAACAGTCTTTGGCGGTGGGCACGCGGGTATTACGGAAAACCATTGCCACGGAAACCCCCACACCGATCCATGAACCGCCCCAAGTGAAATTCCTTCGTCTCAGTTACGATTTCACCCTGGAACATGATGCCATTGTCACCGCAGAAAATGATTTTGGTTACGCCGTAGGCATACCTTTTCAAACGCAACTCGCCCGCAGTGCCCAGGTCGGCGATCGCCATCTGGAACTAGACAGTATTGAGCATTTAGATGTCGGTGAAATGTTGACCACCCCCAACGGTTCCCACCAAATTATTGGGATTATGCCCCCAGAAAATCGGGTTTTACTCAAGACCGCCATTGAAAAATACACCCCGAAATATAGCGAGATTAAGCGGGATTTTCGCCCCTTTGTGGCGATCGCCGAAACCGAGCCGACCCTATACCTCGGCTTTAGTCAGCCCTTTAGCAATAACACCACGACACTGTACTTTCAAATTGATCCACCAGACCCCGATGGGTCACCAGATTTTAGTCAGGATGCGCCGCAGTTGGTGTGGGAATATAGCTCTCCCCAAGGCTGGCAGCGGCTGGGTGTGCAGGATGAAACCCATGGTTTTTCCCAGCGGGGCATTGTGCAATTTATTGCGCCAGCGGATCTGAGTCTGTGGCGATCGCGGGATCAAGAACGGGCTTGGTTGCGGGTGCGATGGGTGTCGGGAGCATTTCCCATTCCGCCCCAGTTGCGACGGATTTTAACAAATACAATCTGGGCAAATCAGGCGACGACATTGACCGCTGAACTCCTCGGCTCTAGTAATAACAACGCCAATCAAACCTTCTACACCCGCCAAACTCCGGTATTGATGGGGCAAGTCCTTGAGGTGGCAGAAGCCGAAATCCCTGACCAAACTCCGTTAGCTCAATTAGGGAAAGAACCCCTCGATATTGTCCGCAACGACCTCGGTGAAATTGAAGAGATTTGGGTACGGTGGCGGGAAGTGCCAGATTTCTATAGCTCTAGGGCCGGCGATCGCCATTACACTTTGGATCGACAAACGGGAAAAATTCAGTTTGGAGATGGACAAGCAGGTCTGATTCCCCCGGCAGGACAACAAAATATTCGCTTAGCGAGCTACCAAACGGGCGGCGGTAAACAGGGCAATATTGCGGCGAATACTGTTACGCAATTAAAAACCAGCATTCCCTATGTGGCCAGTGTGATTAATCTCGAAGCGGCAGGGGGCGGCGCAGAACAGGAAGCGTTAATCTCTTTAAAACAGCGTGCCCCGAAACAACTCCGCCATCGCGACCGCGCGGTAACATTGCAGGATATCGGTGATCTTGCCTATGAAGCTTCCACCGAAGTGGCACGGGTAAAAATCCTCACACCGGATGTGCTTACGCCCCATTTCAACGCCATTAACGAACAGTTTTGGTTAGATCCCACCGAGAAATTTGCCAATTTTGAAACCCTCCTTGATAGCCAAGCCAACAAAATTAATAGCAATGCCGAACGGGATTTATTAACCGCCTCCCTCCGCAATCTCCAAACCCAAGCCGGTTCTGTGCAAATGATAGTGCTGCCCCAAAGTGGCGATCGCCGCCCCACTGCCAGCCTTGGTTTACTCGAAGAAATCCGCGCCTATATTGAGTCCCGCGCCGAAGCCTCCATTAATGTGCTCATTGTGCCGCCCCGTTGGCAAGAGGTGAAAGTGACCGCTAAACTTGTGCCCATTTCCCTCGACGAAGCCGACCGCATTAGCCAAGCAGTCCTCGAAAAACTAGACGAATTTTTGCACCCCCTCACTGGCGGAACAGCTAGTACTGGCTGGGAATTTGGGCGCTATCCCCACGACTCTGATCTATACGCCCTCTTACAATCATTGCCGGAAGTAGACTTTGTGCGATCCCTCAATATTGAGCTAGTCAATGCCGAAGATGAAACTCAAACCGAAGACTTTGACGCTACCACCCTCATTTATTCCGGTCGCCACAATATCACCCTAGTTTCACCGCGCGGAGGTCAACGCTAA
- a CDS encoding GPW/gp25 family protein — MDIDFLGVGWRSPLALNNGSFETSRYEQAVRQSVWLILSTAKGERVMRPDFGCGIHDRVFSPNSSGTIGEIINDVRESLTAWEPRIDLLDVDTNPDEENPNVLLIRVHYQVRTTNNIFNLVYPFYLQ, encoded by the coding sequence ATGGATATTGATTTCCTCGGAGTGGGGTGGCGATCGCCCCTTGCCCTTAATAACGGCTCCTTTGAAACCTCGCGCTATGAGCAAGCTGTGCGCCAATCTGTGTGGCTAATCCTCAGTACCGCAAAGGGGGAACGGGTGATGCGCCCGGACTTTGGTTGTGGGATCCATGACCGCGTTTTTTCGCCGAATAGTTCTGGCACGATTGGTGAAATTATCAACGATGTGCGGGAGTCTTTAACGGCATGGGAACCGCGTATTGATTTGCTTGATGTTGATACAAATCCTGACGAAGAAAATCCCAATGTTTTATTAATTCGGGTGCATTATCAAGTGCGTACGACAAATAATATTTTTAACCTTGTTTACCCATTTTATTTACAATGA
- a CDS encoding LysM peptidoglycan-binding domain-containing protein has protein sequence MALAKLRIIPETDIKGNFLSTNAIYVFFNPQSLSFDYGGWDVNRKGNLVQGSSSPDTLSLELFYDTTLYTHSPKLLRNSFPRPVSLFGSPIDISVGEIPPENVQKYTKKIVELTVPSIPKSGDPKRPPLCKIYWGNFSDDKGLVFDSCFVKSVKKELTHFWADGTPVRAKLNCEFQAWTDADLADKKLNPVDDPVRIVKRGETLSSISEEEYGDPHLWRIIADENKLLNPRKLKPGTVLTIPPLAASSTVGGGG, from the coding sequence ATGGCGTTAGCAAAACTGAGGATCATCCCCGAAACCGATATAAAAGGCAACTTCCTAAGCACCAATGCCATCTATGTCTTTTTTAATCCCCAGAGCCTCAGCTTTGACTATGGCGGTTGGGATGTAAACCGTAAAGGCAACCTCGTACAGGGTAGCTCTTCCCCCGATACCCTCAGCCTAGAACTGTTTTACGATACGACTCTTTACACCCATTCTCCCAAACTATTACGCAACTCCTTCCCGCGCCCTGTTTCTTTATTTGGTTCACCCATCGATATTTCTGTGGGCGAAATTCCGCCGGAGAATGTGCAGAAATACACCAAAAAAATTGTTGAGCTAACAGTGCCCTCTATCCCCAAAAGTGGCGATCCGAAACGTCCTCCCCTCTGCAAAATTTATTGGGGCAACTTTAGTGACGATAAAGGTCTTGTTTTTGATAGCTGCTTTGTTAAGTCCGTAAAAAAAGAGTTAACCCACTTCTGGGCAGATGGTACACCTGTCCGAGCAAAACTCAATTGTGAATTTCAGGCATGGACAGATGCCGATCTAGCCGATAAAAAACTCAATCCCGTTGACGATCCAGTTCGCATTGTCAAACGCGGTGAAACCCTGAGCAGCATCTCCGAAGAGGAATATGGAGACCCCCATTTATGGCGGATTATTGCCGATGAAAATAAGCTACTCAATCCCCGTAAACTTAAGCCCGGAACTGTGCTAACCATTCCGCCCCTTGCCGCCTCTAGCACCGTTGGGGGAGGGGGTTAA